TTCTGATTACGAAATATTGTTTGTTTCCTTAGTAATATTCGTATGTTTTGTTATATTTTTTTAAAACCATTTCGAAATTCTTTGCAAAACGTACCTTTTGTTGCTAAAATGCTTTTCAAAAATCTAAAAGCTATAGTTAAAAAGGCTTTTTTATTCTTTATATTTGTCCCTTGTATTTTTAATCAAATTATTACGAATTTTTAAAATTATATACATGTCAACATTACGTTTTCAGGCCTTGCAGGAAGCTTCATCAAGAAAGCCTGTACATTTTGAGGAAATTGACAGAAAGTCAACTATTTTCGGGGCAAATGTTTTTAATGAGAAAGCAATGAAGCAGTATTTGACTTCAGATGCATTTAAAGGAGTTAGGGATGCTATTCAGCACGGAACCAAAATAGACCGAAAACTGGCCGATTATATTGCCATGGGGATGAAAGAATGGGCTTTGGCTAAGGGTGTTACACATTATACACACTGGTTTCAGCCGCTTACCGGAACTACTGCAGAAAAACATGATGCCTTTTTTGACGTATCATACGATGGAAGTGATCCTGTAGAAAAATTTGGCGGTGCACAATTGGTACAGCAGGAACCGGATGCATCAAGTTTCCCGAACGGCGGAATCAGAAATACATTTGAAGCCAGAGGATACACAGCATGGGACCCGACTTCTCCGGCATTTATCTATGGAACAACTTTATGTATTCCTACTGTATTTATAGCTTATACAGGAGAAGCTTTAGATAATAAAATTCCGTTGTTAAGAGCTTTATCAGCTATGGATGAAGCAGCGACAGAGGTTTGTAAATATTTTGACAAAAACGTAAAAAAAGTAACGGCTACTTTAGGCTGGGAGCAGGAATATTTCTTAATTGACAGAGCTTTGGCCAATTCCCGCCCTGATTTAATGATGACAGGAAGAACTTTATTAGGGCATACTTCTGCAAAAGGACAGCAGTTAGACGATCATTATTTCGGATCTATTCCAACTCGTGCCTTAACGTACATGAGAGATTTAGAGCAGGAATGTATGTTGTTAGGAATTCCGGTAAAAACCCGTCATAATGAGGTAGCGCCGAATCAGTTTGAGCTGGCTCCAATATTTGAAGAAACCAATCTGGCTGTAGATCATAACTCTTTATTGATGGATGTGATGCAAAAGGTAGCAGAGCGTCATGACTTTAAAGTACTTTTTCATGAAAAGCCTTTTAAAGGTGTAAACGGTTCTGGTAAACATAATAACTGGTCACTGGCGACTGATACAGGAGTTAACTTATTAAGTCCGAGTAAGACGCCAATGAGCAATTTACAGTTTTTAACGTTCTTTATTAATACTATAAAAGCAGTTAACGATTATGAAACTTTATTAAGAGCTTCTATCGCAACAGCGAGTAATGATCACAGGTTAGGGGCAAATGAAGCGCCGCCGGCTATTATTTCGGTATTTATTGGGGAGCAGTTAACGAAAGTTCTAACCGAACTGGAAAGTGTAACTACAGGAAAATTATCGCCTGAAGAGAAAACCGATTTAAAACTGAATGTGGTGGGTAAAATTCCGGATGTTCTTTTGGATAATACAGATAGAAACAGAACGTCTCCTTTTGCCTTTACAGGAAATAAATTCGAATTCAGGGCAGTAGGTTCAAATTCAAACTGTTCGAATGCAATGACTACTCTGAATGCGATTGTAGCAAAACAATTAAAGGACTTTAAAATTGAAGTAGATACTTTGATTGATACGAAAGGTTTGAAAAAAGACGAAGCAATCTTCAATGTTTTGAGGGAATATATAAAGGAGTCCAAAAAAATCCTTTTTGAAGGAGACGGTTACAGCGATGCCTGGGAAAAAGAAGCTTCGAAAAGAGGTTTAAGTAATTTTAAAACTACACCTGAAGCCATTAAAGCAAAAGTTTCTAAACAGGCTTTAGACTTATTTGCTGAATTAGGCATTTTAAATCATGTTGAAGCTGAGGCACGCTATGAAATTGAATTGGAGGAATATACTAAGAAAATTCAGATTGAAGGCAGGGTTTTAGGTGATATTGCCAGAAATCATGTGATTCCGACTGCCATTCGTTATCAAAATACTTTAATTGAAAACGTAAAAGGACTGAAAGAAATTTTTGGTAAAGAATTCGAAACTATTGCCAAAGAACAAATCATTCTGATTAAAGAAATTTCAGGTCATATAGAAGGAATCAATTCAAAAGTAGAAGCGATGACGAATGAAAGAAAAACAGCAAATAATTTAACAGATGCGCAAAAAATGGCTGAGGCTTATTGCAATAAAGTGAAGCCATATTTTGAAGATATCCGTAATCATTGCGATAAGCTGGAATTACTAGTAGATGATGAAAGCTGGACGCTGACAAAATACAGAGAACTTCTGCTTACGAAATAAAAAATAATTGATTGTATTATTGAAATGCCTTTCCGGTTTTCGGAAAGGCATTTTTTTTATTTCTGATTTTAGAGGGGTAACAATTGTAAGTTTAATTTGATATAGAGTTGTGTTTACAACTTTATTAACCTCAAAATATTTTACTATGAAAACAATTGTACGTCTCATTACAGCAGTACTCGTTTTAATGTCAGGATCTGTTTTTGCACAGAAATATCAGGACACCTTAATAACGGTCAGAAATGTCAGATTGCATTATGAATATGATGTAAGCTGGACAAAAGAAGTTAAAGCCAGGAATATTAATGAATTTATTAAAAACCAATCTGAACCTTCCATTAAATCTTCCACACAAATTCAGTCTATTTTACAGAAGATAAAATTATCTAAAGAGCCTTGTGTTAATTCGGGATTTGAAAGTGGTTACAGCGGATGGACCGGATTGAGCCTCAAACACGGACTTACAACACTTCCTATTGAAAACGGCTTAACACTTAATCCGGGCGTTTCAGCATTGCCTTTTACGGGTACAGCATCCGGACAAAATTTTACTTCAATCGAAACAACAGGAACAGATGTCCTTTTATTAGCATCGACTCCTTCATTTTCAATGTCTAAAACAGCACCGGGTTCCACTGGAACACAATCAATTCGTTTAGGAAATGATCAGCCGGGTTATAGTGCAGAAGGGATTGCCAAGCGTTTTGTAGTAACAGCAGCAAATGCTAAATACTATTTTCAATATGCCATGGTAATGGATAAAAGCCATTCAAATCCAGATGGAAGTGTAAATGGTTCTGAAGTCTTTTTTATTGCAGAAGCAGTAGATATGACCGGAGTAACGGTTGATAAAATGGTAGATATTGCTGCTCCTTCAAATCCATTTATCAGTGCTACTAATACTCCTGGTGAAGGAATCAAGTACTACAGAGACTGGCGTTGCGCTTATCTCGATTTGTCAGGTCATATCGGGAAGGAAGTGGTAATTATGTTTATAAACTCAGATTGTTCTGCCGGAGGTCATAACGGATATACCTATATTGATGATACTTGTACAGCATGTAAAAATACTTCAGAAGGAGTTATTGATTTAGATTTAAAAGGACATGATTGTATAAATCCGAAGCAAACTTTTAATGGGACATTTACTGTTCCCAGAGCAGCAACCAATGTACAGATTAGTTTTGAGATTTATCAAAACGGAACAATGCTGAACAGCATACCTGCCAGCACATTTTCAGGCTCCAATTATACAGTTGATGTTGCCGCAACTGATTTTCCAAACCAGACCCCAGGAACTTGTTATGATGTAGTAGCAAAACTGACTTTTAATTTAATAGACTTAAACGGAAATGTACAAACAGTTGTCCAGTACTCTGCAAATCCTGTTTTGGGTGTGCAATATGGGCAAACGTCAGGTTTTGACAATGATATCTGTTTTTGTATCAATAATTTAGGGGCCTATTGCTGTGATTCTGAAAATCTGGTTGTAAACGGTAACTTTGAAGCTGGAAATTCAGGTTTCACAAGTTCATATACTCTTGACCCAACTACTTATCCGGGACAATACTACGTAACAAATACTGCGGCGGCTTTTGGAGCAACAGTAACTGATCATTCGTTTTGTGCTGATCCTGTAGTATATGTATCAAACAGCAAATATTTGACAGTGAACGGAAAAACACAGCAAACAGGTTCTTCAGTAATTTGGGAACAAACAATAACAGGATTAAGACGAGGAGAAAAATACCGTTTTTGTGCTAATTTCAAAAACATGAAACAATGCACTTTTGATATTCTTCCGAAAGTCAGATTAGAAGCAGGCAGTACAACTTCAGCTGTGTTTACAGTAAATATGGCAACTGCTAATGCTTGCGACTGGCAAAACGCAGATGTAGTTTTCACAGCAACAGGAAGCAGCGAAACGGTTCGAATTTATCTTGATGAAACTGGTAATGGTGACGGAAATGACTTAGCAATTGATGATATTTACATAGGTGCTTTAGGCGATCCGGGGCTTGCAATTACAGTGCAGCACAATGGAACCAATAATGCAATTATTGCATCGGTTAATAGTATTGCAACGTCAGATGACAGTATTAAAGGTGATTGTAGAAAATACCACTGGTATGTAGCCGAGGTTACTTCATATCCTTCTATAGTGATTGACTGGAGTACATTTGCCCACGGAAACAACTCTGGAAGTAATCTGCCTCCTTTTGCAGGAACTTCATCGCCAGCAATATGGGATCTGACGACTACTTTCCCTGGTTATACTTTTGCAAATAACAAATTGTATATCATTGGAATGTACACACCCGAATGCGATTGTTATGACAGTGGTTTTACCTATCAGTTAACATTTAATACCACGTCTAAATCTGCCAATGCTGCCGGAATTACAGACGAACAAAAAGCAGAAATTATTGATGCTATTTTAAATGGTTTAAAACCGGGCAAAACAGATAATTCGTCAACTACTAATGAGCCGGAAACAAAAATAAAAGAGAATGTTCAGCTTTATCCTAATCCTGTAGCAAATGAATTAACCGTTTCTGCTTTGAATGAGGCAATTTCTGAAGTTATTATTTCAGATTCAACAGGAAAAACAGTTAAAAAACAATCTTTTGCCTCTCAGAACAGTATTGAAAGAATGAATGTGTCTAGTTTACCGCAGGGACTTTATTTTGTGAAAGTAATCAGTGATAAAAATACCTACGTGTCGAAACTGATTAAAGATTAAAATATTTAAGCTAAAACGTCAAAACGGGCTATCTATAATTTTAGGTAGCTCGTTTTATAAGACATAAAATCATTATTTATAGTGATTCTTTTCGTTTGGGTAAAAATTAATTTTGCTTAAAATGAGTAAGAATCCTAAGGTTAGTTTCTTTTACAAAAAACTCAATATAATTTTTATTCAATGAAAAGTATTTTACTCGTTTTTTTTCTTTGTTTAAGTATTTCCAGTTATGGGCAATATGCTAAAAAAGATTTGTCTGAAAATTATGTTTCTGATGCAAATGATTTGTTTTTTGAGAAAATGGTTGTCCATCTAAATCCTTCTTGCCGATTATTGAATATAAGCAATGCTCTTCTCGATAAAATTACATTTTATGATATGTTGGGTCAATTACAAAAAACTGTTGTGGTTTTAACCAATAAAGAAGACCATCTAATTGACCTGTCCCAGCTATTGAAAGGTACATATTTCATTGTTTTGGAAAAGGATGATAAAACAACCAGGAGAAAAATCATTATTAATTAGAATTTATTATGAAATAGACATATCAATTTGATGACTTTTTTAAATCGGAATTTTATATTGTAAACGAAAATGATAGAAAAGCAATTGCCTTTATAAAGAAAAAAATTGGAGATTTTACAGCTAATTTTGAAAATACGATTTACGAAGGCGAAGAAGTTTATTTTATTGATATTAAAAATGAGCATTCGTTTGGCAAATACGCAGTAAACAAAAAAACTGGAATAGTAAAGACTGAAATTCAGGCTTCTTTTGAACCTACACCAAAACCTATAATTGAAAATAAGGATAATTATATTGAAATCAAATAATTGAAAATGAAAAAAAACTACAGTTTTTATCAAAAAACAGAAGAAGTTTATTTTAGTACAGAATTCGCTTTTCCTATAGCGGTGATCGTCATGGCTTCTATTATTACCTATGGATTGCTTTACTTTTTTGGTATAGCTTTAGCTGTGATTTTTAATGTAATTATTTCTTTTATCGGAAGTTTCTATTTCTATTACTTTGGTAAATCATCCACAGCTATAACTTTAGATTTTTTAATTCGGGTTGCATTAGTTTCCGGTTTCTTTTTATTTATGGATTACGGAGTTTTTGCGCTCGTTAAATATCAGAAAACAGACGTTTTCAATAAAATATATTTTTATCTATGGTTAACAATTATTTTAGGAGTTCCTCTTTTATATTACATTTTTCAATACAGCCGATATTATTATAAAGAAACAAAAAATGCAGGAACATATATAAAAGTTCATCTTACAGTGCATCATGACAGGGAATTGCTTACCGTTATTGATACGATACAGTTTGTCAATACTGTAAAACGTAGTATGTCGGATATCAAATTAGAAAAGCCTGATTGTTTCTATTCGGATGCGGAATTAAAAAAGATGGATGATAATAGCGTTCGGAATTATCTGGGAAAAGATGCTTTTAGAGGTTTAATGCATTTACCTTTCGATGCAGATGTACTTTTTATCTCCTGGTATTCTATTGTTGAAGATAAATATTATGATATTGAAGTACCTTTTCCTTTTGAAAAACTGTTTATTGAACAGGAAAAATATCCAACAAATGTTTCAGAAGTTTTGAGAGGCAAAAAATCAAAACCGTTAAATCTGCACATTCATGCCAAAGGCGGAATTCGGCTTTTTAATGTTGATGAGGTTTTAATCAATCTTCCTGAAAGTATTCCGACAGTTATTTCAGAGCAAGAGCGAAATAAAAAAATAGAAATCTATAGGGATTTACAAGATTATTATCGCGCGCCAAAAGCTTTTGAAGAATTGATAGAAAAAATTAAATCATCTAACGGAATTGAAGAACGTTTCTTTATACAAAACAAAAAGTTTAACTGGAGTATGCACATTTCAGGTCTGAAAGGCAATAATTATTTAGATGTTTTAGATGTTTCTTTCAGTAAATACAAAACTGAAATTGCCGAATTGGATATGCCTGGATTTCGATTTTTGCCAAAAGAAATCGGAATTGTTTACAGAGGAAATTATTTGTATGACTGGCTTAATCTATACATTAACACACAGGAAATTTATTACTTTATACAAGAACTCAAGAGCGGAAATGAATGCAGTCCTGTTTCTTTTGAACTTGTTTTTGAAGATTTGACAGAAACAGGTTTAAAATTCACAATCAGGTCAGGCGACAAATTTATGATTTTTAATAATTGGAAAATTAGTATCAGAAACGACCGCAAGCAAGACATGACAGACCATCTTTTGCATATCGATGAAGATCAGCAAAAGCGTGCTTTATATAAGGAAGCATGGGATTTGGTTGCCAGTAAACAATACGATCAGGCTCAGGAAAAATGCGATACGATTAAAGCAATTGACCCGGGATATGGTTTTGCTTATTTTTTGGAGGTAAGATTATTATGGTACAAAGAAGGATTTGAAGCCTGTTACGCCAAACAGGATTATTTTATTGCTAAAACACAACATGAACCTGCTGCATTGGCACACATGTACAACAATTACGGGTGTTTGTATGATCAGGAATTAAAATATGACGAATCATTATCATATTTTGAAAAAGCGATTCTTGCTAATCCAAAAGATGGTATGTATGTCTGTAATCTTGCTGAAATATACTGCAAATTAAATCGGCCTAAAAAAGCACTTGATGCTGCTGAAAAATCCAAAAAATTAGGTCACGAATCACCAACTTTACATGCAATTTTAGAAAGTAAAGGATTACGTTATTTGTAGAAAATCATTACAAATAGTGATGTTTAAAAAAGTCAATAATAATACATTTGACTCACATGAATATCTGCTATGAAAGGATACAAATTATATAAAAAAGTAAACCCGGTCTATTGTAATTTGGAGGAATTACTGGCAAATATTATTTTGCCATTAGTAATAGCATCTTATATTTCTTATCCAATATTATATTTCCTGGGTACGAAAAGCACAATTTTATTCAATCTATTTCTTGCGGTAAGCGCCAATTATTTTCATAAAAATTTAAAAAAATATTTCCCTTCTTTT
The Flavobacterium flavigenum genome window above contains:
- a CDS encoding glutamine synthetase III, with product MSTLRFQALQEASSRKPVHFEEIDRKSTIFGANVFNEKAMKQYLTSDAFKGVRDAIQHGTKIDRKLADYIAMGMKEWALAKGVTHYTHWFQPLTGTTAEKHDAFFDVSYDGSDPVEKFGGAQLVQQEPDASSFPNGGIRNTFEARGYTAWDPTSPAFIYGTTLCIPTVFIAYTGEALDNKIPLLRALSAMDEAATEVCKYFDKNVKKVTATLGWEQEYFLIDRALANSRPDLMMTGRTLLGHTSAKGQQLDDHYFGSIPTRALTYMRDLEQECMLLGIPVKTRHNEVAPNQFELAPIFEETNLAVDHNSLLMDVMQKVAERHDFKVLFHEKPFKGVNGSGKHNNWSLATDTGVNLLSPSKTPMSNLQFLTFFINTIKAVNDYETLLRASIATASNDHRLGANEAPPAIISVFIGEQLTKVLTELESVTTGKLSPEEKTDLKLNVVGKIPDVLLDNTDRNRTSPFAFTGNKFEFRAVGSNSNCSNAMTTLNAIVAKQLKDFKIEVDTLIDTKGLKKDEAIFNVLREYIKESKKILFEGDGYSDAWEKEASKRGLSNFKTTPEAIKAKVSKQALDLFAELGILNHVEAEARYEIELEEYTKKIQIEGRVLGDIARNHVIPTAIRYQNTLIENVKGLKEIFGKEFETIAKEQIILIKEISGHIEGINSKVEAMTNERKTANNLTDAQKMAEAYCNKVKPYFEDIRNHCDKLELLVDDESWTLTKYRELLLTK
- a CDS encoding T9SS type A sorting domain-containing protein, with the protein product MKTIVRLITAVLVLMSGSVFAQKYQDTLITVRNVRLHYEYDVSWTKEVKARNINEFIKNQSEPSIKSSTQIQSILQKIKLSKEPCVNSGFESGYSGWTGLSLKHGLTTLPIENGLTLNPGVSALPFTGTASGQNFTSIETTGTDVLLLASTPSFSMSKTAPGSTGTQSIRLGNDQPGYSAEGIAKRFVVTAANAKYYFQYAMVMDKSHSNPDGSVNGSEVFFIAEAVDMTGVTVDKMVDIAAPSNPFISATNTPGEGIKYYRDWRCAYLDLSGHIGKEVVIMFINSDCSAGGHNGYTYIDDTCTACKNTSEGVIDLDLKGHDCINPKQTFNGTFTVPRAATNVQISFEIYQNGTMLNSIPASTFSGSNYTVDVAATDFPNQTPGTCYDVVAKLTFNLIDLNGNVQTVVQYSANPVLGVQYGQTSGFDNDICFCINNLGAYCCDSENLVVNGNFEAGNSGFTSSYTLDPTTYPGQYYVTNTAAAFGATVTDHSFCADPVVYVSNSKYLTVNGKTQQTGSSVIWEQTITGLRRGEKYRFCANFKNMKQCTFDILPKVRLEAGSTTSAVFTVNMATANACDWQNADVVFTATGSSETVRIYLDETGNGDGNDLAIDDIYIGALGDPGLAITVQHNGTNNAIIASVNSIATSDDSIKGDCRKYHWYVAEVTSYPSIVIDWSTFAHGNNSGSNLPPFAGTSSPAIWDLTTTFPGYTFANNKLYIIGMYTPECDCYDSGFTYQLTFNTTSKSANAAGITDEQKAEIIDAILNGLKPGKTDNSSTTNEPETKIKENVQLYPNPVANELTVSALNEAISEVIISDSTGKTVKKQSFASQNSIERMNVSSLPQGLYFVKVISDKNTYVSKLIKD
- a CDS encoding tetratricopeptide repeat protein produces the protein MKKNYSFYQKTEEVYFSTEFAFPIAVIVMASIITYGLLYFFGIALAVIFNVIISFIGSFYFYYFGKSSTAITLDFLIRVALVSGFFLFMDYGVFALVKYQKTDVFNKIYFYLWLTIILGVPLLYYIFQYSRYYYKETKNAGTYIKVHLTVHHDRELLTVIDTIQFVNTVKRSMSDIKLEKPDCFYSDAELKKMDDNSVRNYLGKDAFRGLMHLPFDADVLFISWYSIVEDKYYDIEVPFPFEKLFIEQEKYPTNVSEVLRGKKSKPLNLHIHAKGGIRLFNVDEVLINLPESIPTVISEQERNKKIEIYRDLQDYYRAPKAFEELIEKIKSSNGIEERFFIQNKKFNWSMHISGLKGNNYLDVLDVSFSKYKTEIAELDMPGFRFLPKEIGIVYRGNYLYDWLNLYINTQEIYYFIQELKSGNECSPVSFELVFEDLTETGLKFTIRSGDKFMIFNNWKISIRNDRKQDMTDHLLHIDEDQQKRALYKEAWDLVASKQYDQAQEKCDTIKAIDPGYGFAYFLEVRLLWYKEGFEACYAKQDYFIAKTQHEPAALAHMYNNYGCLYDQELKYDESLSYFEKAILANPKDGMYVCNLAEIYCKLNRPKKALDAAEKSKKLGHESPTLHAILESKGLRYL
- a CDS encoding T9SS type A sorting domain-containing protein, with amino-acid sequence MKSILLVFFLCLSISSYGQYAKKDLSENYVSDANDLFFEKMVVHLNPSCRLLNISNALLDKITFYDMLGQLQKTVVVLTNKEDHLIDLSQLLKGTYFIVLEKDDKTTRRKIIIN